Proteins encoded within one genomic window of Amycolatopsis nigrescens CSC17Ta-90:
- a CDS encoding NUDIX hydrolase, with the protein MASLPIHDQTGNTLTSLRITDDESILDTLETGVPLPAALVVVTLSSTVLMVFDRHRGEWELPGGMREPGESARQAAVRELAEETGIASAEPAFAAIAEFQLRRPVRHEYAAIYRTALPTPPALVVNDEIADFRWWDPHSAVPPEMSPLDAEIARRVHPEA; encoded by the coding sequence ATGGCCTCCCTCCCGATCCACGACCAGACCGGCAACACGCTGACGAGTCTCCGCATCACCGACGATGAGTCCATATTGGACACACTGGAAACCGGGGTTCCGCTGCCGGCCGCACTGGTCGTGGTGACGCTCTCGAGCACCGTGCTGATGGTGTTCGACCGCCACCGCGGCGAATGGGAACTGCCAGGGGGAATGCGCGAGCCTGGCGAGAGCGCGCGGCAGGCCGCCGTCCGGGAACTGGCCGAGGAGACCGGCATCGCGAGCGCGGAGCCGGCCTTCGCCGCGATCGCCGAGTTCCAGCTGAGGCGGCCGGTCCGCCACGAGTACGCGGCCATCTACCGGACCGCCCTGCCCACCCCGCCGGCCCTCGTGGTGAACGACGAGATAGCGGACTTCCGCTGGTGGGATCCGCACTCGGCGGTGCCGCCGGAGATGAGCCCGCTGGACGCCGAGATCGCCAGGCGGGTGCACCCGGAAGCTTGA
- a CDS encoding FAD-dependent monooxygenase, giving the protein MTATIDCPQETEVLIVGAGPAGLLLATELRLAGVHTVLIERHAERPGFCRGFNLNARALDLLARRGLAERFISEGWQVPQAAFTGLPVPLGLDGAATGHPYSLGIPQTRVEELLEAHALELGTDLRRGHELRSLEQDPDGVTAVVGTGGDSYRIRAGYVAGCDGGRSTVRKQAGIDFPGTEATRCTLLGDVELADPAALPFGMSAGPGGAVLTIPRPGYVRICVEDPRPPADRDTPVTLDQLADAVAGVLGRRVELRAPRWLTRFGDAARQAAEYVRGRVVLAGDAAHIHPPAGAIGVNVALDDAFNLGWKLAATVRGTAPERLLASYHTERHRAGEQLLDSTRAQVILGEADDRLRPLTALLTRIAAHPGGNTAFAETITCLDTRYDMHPGTAHPWLGLLAPDLALSTDGGRTHLAALLATGHGLLLDLSGERALGESAAAWSPRVRTVSARCREHPELRALLVRPDGHLAWLRTTEDEDEDGLHQALQHWHGVPV; this is encoded by the coding sequence ATGACCGCGACGATCGACTGTCCACAAGAGACTGAAGTGCTGATCGTCGGGGCGGGGCCGGCCGGGCTGCTGCTCGCCACCGAACTCCGGCTCGCCGGTGTGCACACCGTGCTGATCGAACGGCACGCCGAGCGGCCGGGCTTCTGCCGTGGCTTCAACCTCAACGCCCGCGCCCTCGACCTGCTGGCCAGGCGCGGCCTCGCCGAGCGGTTCATCAGCGAAGGCTGGCAGGTGCCGCAGGCCGCCTTCACCGGGTTGCCGGTACCGCTGGGGCTGGACGGCGCCGCCACCGGCCACCCCTACTCACTCGGCATCCCGCAGACCCGGGTCGAGGAGCTGCTCGAAGCGCACGCGCTCGAACTCGGCACCGATCTCCGGCGCGGGCACGAACTCCGGTCCCTCGAACAAGATCCGGACGGGGTCACCGCCGTCGTCGGCACCGGCGGGGACTCCTACCGCATCCGGGCCGGTTACGTCGCCGGCTGCGACGGCGGCCGCAGCACGGTCCGCAAGCAGGCCGGCATCGACTTCCCCGGCACCGAGGCGACCCGCTGCACGCTGCTCGGTGACGTCGAGCTCGCCGATCCCGCCGCGCTGCCGTTCGGCATGAGCGCCGGTCCCGGCGGCGCGGTGCTCACCATCCCCCGGCCCGGCTACGTCCGGATCTGCGTCGAGGACCCCCGCCCGCCCGCGGACCGGGACACCCCGGTCACCCTGGACCAGCTGGCGGACGCCGTCGCCGGCGTGCTGGGCCGCCGCGTCGAGCTGCGCGCTCCCCGCTGGCTGACCCGCTTCGGCGACGCGGCCCGGCAAGCCGCCGAGTACGTACGGGGCCGGGTCGTGCTGGCCGGGGACGCCGCCCACATCCACCCGCCGGCCGGGGCGATCGGCGTCAACGTCGCGCTGGACGACGCGTTCAACCTCGGCTGGAAGCTGGCCGCCACCGTGCGCGGCACCGCGCCGGAGCGGCTGCTCGCCAGCTACCACACCGAACGCCACCGCGCGGGTGAGCAGCTGCTGGACAGCACCCGCGCCCAGGTGATCCTCGGCGAGGCGGACGACCGGCTCCGGCCGCTCACCGCGCTGCTCACCCGGATCGCCGCCCACCCCGGCGGCAATACCGCCTTCGCCGAGACGATCACCTGCCTCGACACCCGCTACGACATGCACCCCGGCACCGCCCATCCCTGGCTCGGCCTGCTCGCCCCCGACCTGGCGCTCAGCACCGACGGCGGGCGCACCCACCTGGCCGCGCTGCTCGCCACCGGGCACGGCCTGCTGCTCGACCTGTCCGGGGAACGGGCGCTGGGCGAGTCCGCGGCGGCCTGGTCTCCCCGGGTCCGCACGGTGTCCGCGCGCTGCCGGGAGCACCCCGAGCTCCGCGCACTGCTGGTCCGCCCGGACGGGCACCTCGCCTGGCTGCGCACCACCGAAGACGAGGACGAAGACGGCCTGCACCAGGCGCTGCAGCACTGGCACGGCGTGCCTGTATGA
- a CDS encoding PadR family transcriptional regulator: MAKRKISNTLALAVLGLLQERPMHPYEMASILRERHKDGSFKINSGSLYDTVGALVRHDWIEPTETVRAGKRPERTVYAHTELGHREFLRWLDELLREPVPEYPKFMAAVSYLGALGPDGAADALAERDRHLSERIAETKAVLADTVGSGQLPRLFMLEAECALHAWEAELAWTRRTVAEIRDGSLFWPEIEVSEQGWTWSAPADRKGPAT; encoded by the coding sequence GTGGCGAAGCGGAAGATCTCCAACACGCTCGCGCTGGCCGTACTTGGCCTGCTGCAAGAGCGGCCGATGCACCCGTACGAAATGGCCTCCATCCTGCGCGAACGGCACAAGGACGGCAGTTTCAAGATCAACTCTGGCTCGTTGTACGACACGGTCGGCGCGCTCGTCCGACACGACTGGATCGAGCCGACGGAGACGGTGCGCGCGGGCAAACGCCCGGAACGCACCGTCTACGCGCACACCGAACTCGGCCACCGGGAATTCCTCCGCTGGCTCGACGAGCTGCTGCGGGAACCCGTCCCCGAGTACCCGAAGTTCATGGCCGCGGTCTCCTACCTCGGCGCGCTGGGCCCCGACGGCGCCGCGGACGCACTGGCCGAACGGGACCGACACCTGAGCGAGCGGATCGCCGAGACCAAGGCCGTGCTCGCCGACACCGTCGGCTCCGGGCAGCTGCCGAGGCTGTTCATGCTCGAAGCCGAATGCGCCCTGCACGCCTGGGAAGCCGAGCTGGCCTGGACCCGTCGGACCGTCGCCGAGATCCGGGACGGCAGCCTCTTCTGGCCCGAGATCGAGGTTTCCGAACAGGGCTGGACCTGGTCCGCCCCCGCCGACCGGAAAGGACCCGCGACATGA
- a CDS encoding YigZ family protein, whose protein sequence is MDVIAAAGVHEIEIQRSRFVCSLERVTTDEAATAFIAGIRKENWSASHNCSAFRVSGVGGVGGVGGVGGSQRSSDDGEPAGTAGVPMLEVLVRRGLTDVVAVVTRYFGGTKLGAGGLVRAYGRAVSEAIDAVGVLHRVRFATFEISAGHADAGRLENALRAAGHRIAGVGYDSRVNITVHVPETAAESFGHWLAEQTGGTVTPTRGPDIDLDS, encoded by the coding sequence GTGGACGTGATCGCGGCCGCCGGGGTGCACGAGATCGAGATCCAGCGTTCGCGGTTCGTGTGCAGCCTGGAGCGAGTCACCACGGACGAGGCGGCGACCGCGTTCATCGCCGGAATCCGCAAGGAGAACTGGTCGGCCAGCCACAACTGCTCCGCCTTCCGTGTCAGTGGGGTCGGAGGGGTCGGAGGGGTCGGTGGGGTCGGCGGCTCGCAACGCTCCAGCGACGACGGCGAGCCGGCCGGGACCGCCGGGGTGCCGATGCTCGAGGTGCTCGTCCGGCGCGGGCTCACCGATGTGGTGGCGGTGGTGACCCGGTACTTCGGCGGGACCAAACTCGGCGCCGGCGGGCTCGTCCGCGCCTACGGCCGCGCGGTGTCCGAAGCGATCGACGCGGTCGGTGTACTGCACCGCGTTCGGTTCGCCACCTTCGAGATCAGCGCCGGGCACGCCGATGCGGGACGGCTGGAGAACGCGCTCCGCGCGGCCGGGCACCGGATCGCCGGGGTCGGCTACGACAGCCGGGTGAACATCACCGTGCACGTCCCGGAGACCGCGGCAGAGTCCTTCGGGCACTGGCTCGCCGAGCAGACCGGCGGCACCGTCACCCCCACACGCGGCCCGGACATCGACCTCGACTCGTAG
- a CDS encoding alpha/beta hydrolase yields MTASHRSRLLLCALAVLLLCGTAPAAGARTHLAWGDCPNPGNVPLHGLKCTTLRVPLDHRRPGGRTIELAVSKMDSTNPAKRRGVLLMNNGGPGIPSLLMPARGVALGLPDSLRESYDLIGFDPRGVGESTPVSCGLPPDYTGAIQPYPRDAADVRQRAGEVRAVAEGCARHNDPAVLAEISTANTARDMNLIVDALGESKASYFGVSYGTYLGAVFASRYPSRTDRVVLDSALGPAGLDETQLRSVAKGFEDRFPDFARWAAERASTYHLGDTPELVRAKYFELAGQQDRSGQGAAFRGDTLNGLTGSMTSDDGFPALAARWRDLSAGAAGPLGTPADNTISAQTAVLCNDNAWPRSVRHYQRAVAEDRLRFPMFGAAAANVSPCAFWPVRPEPRIPITGNGPSNVLIVQNLRDPITPLTGARATRTALGPRARMVTVDQGGHGAYLVTGQNRCGRDAVTDYLTAGAFPPADTHCAAEPR; encoded by the coding sequence ATGACCGCATCACACCGTTCCCGCCTGCTGCTGTGCGCGCTGGCCGTCCTGCTGCTGTGCGGCACGGCTCCGGCGGCCGGCGCGCGCACCCACCTCGCCTGGGGCGACTGCCCGAACCCCGGCAACGTGCCGCTGCACGGCCTCAAGTGCACCACGCTGCGGGTACCGCTGGACCACCGGCGACCCGGCGGCCGCACGATCGAACTCGCTGTGTCCAAAATGGACAGCACAAATCCGGCGAAACGCCGGGGCGTGCTGCTGATGAACAACGGCGGCCCCGGCATCCCCAGCCTGCTGATGCCGGCAAGGGGCGTCGCACTCGGCCTGCCGGACAGCCTTCGCGAGTCCTATGACCTGATCGGGTTCGACCCGCGCGGGGTCGGCGAGAGCACACCGGTGTCCTGCGGGCTGCCGCCGGACTACACGGGCGCCATCCAGCCCTACCCGCGCGACGCCGCCGACGTCCGGCAACGGGCCGGCGAGGTGCGCGCGGTGGCCGAAGGCTGCGCGCGGCACAACGATCCCGCCGTGCTGGCCGAGATCAGCACCGCGAACACGGCCAGGGACATGAACCTCATCGTGGATGCGCTCGGTGAGAGCAAGGCGTCCTATTTCGGCGTCTCCTACGGCACCTACCTCGGCGCGGTGTTCGCCAGCCGCTACCCGTCGCGCACCGACCGCGTCGTGCTGGACAGCGCGCTCGGCCCGGCCGGCCTGGACGAGACGCAGCTCCGGTCCGTCGCCAAGGGTTTCGAGGACCGGTTCCCCGACTTCGCCCGCTGGGCGGCCGAGCGCGCGAGCACCTACCACCTCGGCGACACCCCGGAACTGGTCCGCGCCAAGTACTTCGAGCTGGCCGGGCAGCAGGATCGGAGCGGGCAGGGCGCGGCCTTCCGCGGCGACACGCTGAACGGGCTCACCGGCAGCATGACCAGTGACGACGGCTTTCCCGCGCTCGCGGCGCGCTGGCGCGACCTTTCCGCCGGCGCCGCCGGTCCCCTCGGCACACCGGCGGACAACACCATCTCCGCGCAGACCGCGGTGCTCTGCAACGACAACGCCTGGCCGCGTTCGGTGCGGCACTACCAGCGCGCGGTGGCCGAAGACAGGCTGCGCTTCCCGATGTTCGGCGCCGCCGCGGCCAACGTCTCCCCCTGCGCGTTCTGGCCGGTCCGGCCAGAGCCGCGGATACCGATCACCGGGAACGGCCCGTCGAACGTGCTGATCGTGCAGAACCTGCGCGACCCGATCACCCCACTCACCGGCGCACGGGCCACCCGCACCGCGCTGGGCCCGCGCGCCAGGATGGTCACCGTGGACCAGGGCGGGCACGGCGCCTACCTGGTCACCGGCCAGAACCGCTGCGGCCGGGACGCGGTCACGGACTACCTCACCGCCGGCGCCTTCCCGCCCGCCGACACCCACTGCGCCGCCGAACCCCGGTAA
- a CDS encoding NAD-dependent epimerase/dehydratase family protein, producing MAEQRVLITGAAGVVGTLMRPRLRREGRVLRLLDLAPQPAAEPGEAVELVTGSVTDPAVMAEACAGVDALIHLGGHSRENSWAEIAEVNINGTQTVLEAARAAGVPRVVLASSNHSVGFRTVQEATETGGLPADSSPRPDTYYGVGKAVIESLGSLYHSRFGMDVVCVRIGSCFERPPGVRGLSTWLSPDDGARLFEACLGAPSPGYRLIWGVSANTRRIYSLTEAEALGYKALDDAEQFAEELLASAPAPGPDAGYVGGPFCSAPLGEPNPI from the coding sequence ATGGCAGAGCAGCGCGTCCTGATCACCGGAGCGGCCGGTGTCGTCGGCACCCTGATGCGACCGCGGCTGCGCCGGGAAGGCCGCGTCCTGCGCCTGCTCGATCTGGCTCCGCAACCGGCCGCCGAACCCGGCGAAGCGGTGGAACTGGTCACCGGCTCGGTCACCGACCCGGCCGTGATGGCCGAGGCGTGCGCCGGCGTGGACGCGCTGATCCACCTCGGCGGGCACAGCAGGGAGAACTCCTGGGCGGAGATCGCCGAAGTCAATATCAACGGCACGCAAACCGTGCTGGAGGCGGCCCGCGCGGCCGGGGTGCCCAGGGTCGTGCTGGCCTCCAGCAACCACTCGGTCGGCTTCCGCACCGTGCAGGAGGCCACCGAAACCGGTGGCCTGCCCGCAGATTCGAGCCCGCGCCCGGACACCTACTACGGCGTCGGCAAGGCGGTGATCGAGTCGCTGGGCAGCCTGTACCACTCCCGGTTCGGGATGGACGTGGTGTGCGTCCGGATCGGTTCGTGCTTCGAGCGCCCGCCCGGCGTTCGCGGCCTGAGCACCTGGCTCTCCCCGGACGACGGCGCCCGGCTCTTCGAAGCCTGCCTCGGCGCCCCTTCCCCCGGCTACCGGCTGATCTGGGGCGTCTCGGCCAACACCCGGCGGATCTACTCCCTCACCGAAGCCGAAGCACTGGGCTACAAGGCGCTGGACGACGCGGAGCAGTTCGCCGAGGAACTTCTCGCGAGCGCACCAGCGCCCGGGCCGGACGCGGGCTATGTCGGCGGCCCGTTCTGCTCCGCCCCGCTCGGCGAGCCCAACCCGATCTGA
- a CDS encoding IclR family transcriptional regulator translates to MPPATELPAVPSAENGTEPAGVKSARRAIDLIETFAANDVWLSLSDLHARTGFPRSSLHGLLRTLREAGWLEADSGGTRYRLGVRALICGTAYLDRDPIVPFATEALESVREKTGFTAHFARRNGDEVVYLETRESRRSVHLVSRVGRTLPAHATALGKALLAELTQDEIGALLPAELPALTANTITTMEELHAQCAAIRERGYASEIEEGTPGVRCVAAVIPYRIPGTDAISCSMPADQVTDEETVRVGELLTETTTELGRRLRRAGIR, encoded by the coding sequence ATGCCACCTGCGACCGAGCTGCCGGCGGTGCCGTCAGCCGAGAACGGGACCGAGCCGGCCGGGGTCAAGTCCGCGCGCCGGGCGATCGACCTGATCGAGACGTTCGCCGCCAACGACGTGTGGCTCTCCCTGTCGGACCTGCACGCGCGGACCGGGTTCCCGCGGTCCAGCCTGCACGGCCTGCTGCGCACCCTGCGCGAGGCCGGCTGGCTGGAGGCCGACTCCGGGGGCACCAGGTACCGGCTCGGGGTGCGCGCGCTGATCTGCGGCACCGCCTACCTCGATCGCGACCCGATCGTGCCATTCGCCACCGAGGCACTGGAGAGCGTCCGCGAGAAGACCGGATTCACCGCGCATTTCGCCCGCCGCAACGGCGACGAGGTGGTGTACCTGGAGACCCGCGAGTCGCGGCGCTCGGTGCACCTGGTGTCCAGGGTCGGCCGCACCCTACCGGCGCACGCCACCGCGCTGGGCAAGGCGCTACTCGCCGAGCTGACCCAGGACGAGATCGGCGCCCTGCTGCCGGCCGAGCTGCCCGCGCTCACCGCGAACACGATCACCACCATGGAGGAGCTGCACGCCCAGTGCGCCGCGATCCGCGAGCGCGGCTACGCGTCGGAGATCGAAGAGGGCACGCCGGGCGTGCGGTGCGTGGCCGCGGTCATCCCGTACCGGATCCCCGGCACCGACGCGATCAGCTGCTCGATGCCGGCGGACCAGGTCACCGACGAGGAGACCGTCCGGGTCGGCGAGCTGCTCACCGAGACCACCACCGAACTGGGCCGTCGCCTCCGGCGCGCCGGAATCCGCTGA
- a CDS encoding sodium:solute symporter family protein, which produces MHALDWTVVSGYFVLMVLIGWWSHRRIHTVKDFFTAGGKMPWWLSGISHHMSGYSAVLFVAYAGVAYTDGVTVYFWGFASIGIGVGIGAWVFAGRWNRLRSKFGVQSPLEFLAKRYNIPTQQALAWSGSLLKTFDVASKWFAVATLLKSFAGVPITAGILVTGGVTLLYCTAGGLWADALTDFGQFVIQGLAGIVMIWAILDSLGGISGLWTMWDKLPEAHLSPTTDKYTTVFLLVYVLVKTLEYNGGMWNLAQRYMAAPDAADAKRGAKLSAVLYLVWPLILMIPMFAAPLFLPDLTDPTTSYAELTKHFLPAGMIGLVLAGMFSHTMAMVSSDANAISAVVTRDMLPVLWRRARSFTEAQNLRTARVVTFGFIVLSMVIATQARSLGGVLAIVVSWVAALMGPISVPLLLGMLPWFRRCGSRAALASWACGLATYALVYYVFDSSQTVIVASPILVSLAVYVALGLIASERTPAIDEMVDRLDSDEGGATGPTDPGKSATGSTVTA; this is translated from the coding sequence GTGCACGCACTCGACTGGACAGTGGTGTCCGGCTACTTCGTCCTGATGGTCCTGATCGGCTGGTGGTCGCACCGCCGAATCCACACGGTCAAGGACTTCTTCACCGCCGGCGGCAAGATGCCATGGTGGCTCTCCGGCATCTCGCACCACATGTCGGGCTACAGCGCGGTGCTCTTCGTCGCCTACGCGGGGGTGGCCTACACCGACGGTGTCACCGTGTACTTCTGGGGCTTCGCCAGCATCGGCATCGGGGTCGGCATCGGCGCCTGGGTCTTCGCCGGGCGGTGGAACCGGCTGCGGTCGAAGTTCGGCGTGCAGTCCCCGCTGGAATTCCTGGCCAAGCGCTACAACATCCCCACCCAGCAGGCACTGGCCTGGAGCGGCAGCCTGCTGAAGACCTTCGACGTGGCGTCGAAGTGGTTCGCGGTGGCGACCCTGCTGAAGTCCTTCGCGGGGGTGCCGATCACCGCGGGCATCCTGGTCACCGGCGGGGTCACCCTGCTCTACTGCACCGCGGGCGGGCTGTGGGCGGACGCGCTCACCGACTTCGGCCAGTTCGTCATCCAGGGCCTCGCCGGGATCGTGATGATCTGGGCGATCCTGGACTCGCTCGGCGGGATCTCCGGGCTGTGGACCATGTGGGACAAGCTGCCCGAAGCCCACCTCAGCCCCACCACCGACAAGTACACCACCGTCTTCCTGCTGGTCTACGTGCTGGTCAAAACCCTGGAGTACAACGGCGGCATGTGGAACCTGGCGCAGCGGTACATGGCCGCGCCGGACGCAGCGGACGCCAAGCGGGGCGCGAAGCTCTCCGCCGTGCTGTACCTGGTGTGGCCGCTGATCCTGATGATCCCGATGTTCGCGGCCCCGCTGTTCCTGCCGGACCTGACCGACCCGACCACCTCCTACGCCGAGCTGACCAAGCACTTCCTGCCGGCCGGCATGATCGGGCTGGTGCTGGCCGGCATGTTCTCGCACACGATGGCGATGGTCTCCTCGGACGCGAACGCGATCTCGGCGGTGGTCACCAGGGACATGCTGCCGGTGCTGTGGCGCCGGGCGCGTTCCTTCACCGAGGCGCAGAACCTGCGCACGGCCAGGGTGGTGACCTTCGGGTTCATCGTGCTGAGCATGGTCATCGCCACCCAGGCGCGCAGCCTCGGCGGGGTGCTGGCGATCGTGGTGTCCTGGGTCGCCGCGCTGATGGGCCCGATCTCGGTGCCGCTGCTGCTCGGCATGCTGCCCTGGTTCCGGCGCTGCGGTTCCCGTGCGGCACTGGCCTCCTGGGCCTGCGGGCTGGCCACCTACGCACTGGTCTACTACGTGTTCGACAGCAGTCAGACGGTCATCGTGGCGTCGCCGATCCTGGTCTCGCTGGCGGTCTACGTCGCGCTCGGCCTGATCGCGTCGGAACGCACCCCGGCGATCGACGAGATGGTGGACCGGCTGGACTCCGACGAAGGCGGCGCCACCGGCCCGACCGACCCCGGCAAGTCGGCCACCGGCTCGACCGTCACCGCCTGA
- a CDS encoding 5-dehydro-4-deoxyglucarate dehydratase: MAQPRIELDGLLAFPLTPFTDELELNLDAFAHNVQAHLAAGAAALFVGCGTGEFSALAPHEQAALLRTARDVVDARVPVWVGAGGGAANARAGVAAAEAGGADGVLLLPPYLVTGPQSGLIDHVRYAIGDSKVPVIVYHRSPGVFTAASATELLDLPTVAGLKDGYGDIELMSRIVAGIRGVGTPRSREFLFFNGMPTAEVSARAYASIGVARYSSAVHCFAPEIAARYHRALAEGDDATMDALLTGFYLPLVALRDETPGFAVSLVKAAARARGQKTGGVRPPLTEPTAEQLDRLERIIGDGLRVLAGLG, encoded by the coding sequence ATGGCACAGCCCAGGATCGAGCTGGACGGCCTGCTGGCCTTCCCGCTCACCCCGTTCACCGACGAGCTCGAGCTGAACCTCGATGCCTTCGCCCACAACGTGCAGGCCCACCTGGCCGCCGGGGCGGCGGCGCTGTTCGTCGGCTGCGGAACCGGGGAGTTCAGCGCGCTCGCCCCGCACGAGCAGGCGGCGCTGCTGCGGACCGCGCGGGACGTGGTGGACGCCCGCGTGCCGGTCTGGGTGGGCGCCGGCGGGGGTGCGGCCAACGCGCGGGCCGGGGTCGCCGCGGCCGAGGCCGGTGGCGCGGACGGGGTGCTGCTGCTCCCGCCGTACCTGGTCACCGGTCCGCAGTCCGGGCTGATCGACCACGTGCGCTACGCGATCGGCGACTCGAAGGTGCCGGTGATCGTCTACCACCGTTCGCCGGGGGTGTTCACCGCTGCGTCCGCGACGGAACTGCTCGACCTGCCGACGGTGGCCGGGCTCAAGGACGGCTACGGCGACATCGAGCTGATGAGCCGGATCGTGGCCGGTATCCGCGGGGTCGGCACGCCGCGGTCGCGGGAGTTCCTGTTCTTCAACGGGATGCCGACCGCGGAGGTGTCCGCGCGGGCCTACGCGTCGATCGGGGTGGCGCGGTACTCCTCGGCGGTGCACTGCTTCGCGCCGGAGATCGCCGCCCGCTACCACCGGGCGCTGGCCGAGGGCGACGACGCGACCATGGACGCACTGCTGACCGGCTTCTACCTGCCGCTGGTGGCGCTGCGGGACGAGACCCCTGGTTTCGCGGTGTCGCTGGTCAAGGCCGCCGCCAGGGCACGCGGCCAGAAGACCGGCGGGGTGCGCCCGCCGCTGACCGAGCCGACCGCCGAGCAGCTCGACCGGCTGGAGCGGATCATCGGCGACGGCCTGCGCGTACTGGCCGGGCTGGGCTGA
- a CDS encoding aldehyde dehydrogenase (NADP(+)), with the protein MSDETDTGELRRLLTAAAAADAAGRTAASTPEERASWLTAAADALDGAADELVELAAAETHLPATPRLRGELLRTTFQLRLFGEVLADGEFLDARVDHADPGWPMGPRPDIRRVRVPIGPVLVFAASNFPFAFSVAGGDTASALAAGCPVVLKAHPGHPRLSARTGEILRDALVAAGAPAGVFEVIHGVEAGVEALRDPLVAAASFTGSVAGGRALFDIAAARPNPIPFYGELGSVNPVVVTPGAVRARGEQIAKGFAGSFTLGAGQFCTKPGLLFLPEGHGLEDALRDAVAATSAQPMLNERITSGFAAGLDRLRALPEVRVLAGTENAGDGTGATLLATTAAGFAKSDAAVREECFGPASIVVTYSGHAELLGLLAELEPGLTATVQAEESEVDDVRALLPALTRIAGRLLWNDWPTGVTVSWAQQHGGPYPATTAPTSTSVGTAAIERFLRPVAWQGFPDALLPPALREDNPWRLPRRTDGERSE; encoded by the coding sequence ATGAGCGACGAGACCGACACCGGTGAACTGCGGCGGCTCCTGACCGCCGCCGCCGCCGCCGACGCGGCGGGCCGGACCGCCGCCAGCACGCCGGAAGAACGGGCGAGCTGGCTGACGGCCGCGGCGGACGCACTGGACGGTGCGGCCGACGAGCTGGTCGAGCTGGCCGCGGCGGAGACCCACCTGCCGGCCACGCCGCGGCTGCGCGGGGAGCTGCTCCGGACGACTTTCCAGCTGCGGCTCTTCGGTGAGGTGCTGGCGGACGGCGAGTTCCTGGACGCTCGCGTCGACCACGCCGACCCCGGGTGGCCGATGGGCCCGCGCCCGGACATCCGCCGGGTGCGGGTGCCGATCGGGCCGGTGCTGGTGTTCGCCGCGAGCAACTTCCCGTTCGCCTTCAGCGTCGCCGGTGGCGACACGGCGTCGGCGCTCGCGGCGGGCTGCCCGGTGGTGCTCAAGGCACATCCCGGCCATCCGCGGCTGTCCGCTCGGACGGGGGAGATCCTGCGGGACGCGCTGGTCGCGGCCGGCGCCCCGGCCGGCGTCTTCGAGGTGATCCACGGGGTCGAAGCCGGAGTCGAGGCGCTGCGGGACCCGCTGGTCGCGGCGGCGTCGTTCACCGGTTCGGTGGCCGGTGGCCGGGCGCTGTTCGACATCGCGGCGGCCCGCCCGAACCCGATCCCGTTCTACGGTGAGCTGGGCAGCGTGAACCCGGTCGTGGTGACGCCCGGTGCGGTACGGGCCAGGGGCGAGCAGATCGCGAAGGGTTTCGCCGGCTCGTTCACGCTCGGCGCCGGGCAGTTCTGCACCAAGCCGGGCCTGCTGTTCCTGCCGGAGGGCCATGGTCTGGAGGACGCGCTGCGCGATGCGGTGGCGGCGACCAGTGCGCAGCCGATGCTGAACGAGCGGATCACCTCTGGTTTCGCGGCCGGACTGGATCGGTTGCGCGCGCTGCCGGAGGTGCGCGTGCTGGCCGGCACCGAGAACGCCGGGGACGGCACCGGCGCGACCCTGCTGGCCACCACCGCGGCCGGGTTCGCCAAGAGCGACGCGGCGGTTCGCGAAGAGTGCTTCGGCCCGGCGTCGATCGTGGTGACCTACTCCGGTCACGCCGAGCTGCTCGGGCTGCTCGCCGAGCTGGAGCCGGGGCTGACCGCCACCGTGCAGGCCGAAGAGTCCGAAGTGGACGATGTGCGGGCGTTGCTGCCCGCGCTGACCAGGATCGCCGGACGGCTGCTGTGGAACGACTGGCCGACCGGGGTCACGGTCAGCTGGGCGCAGCAGCACGGCGGCCCGTACCCGGCGACCACCGCGCCGACCAGCACCTCGGTGGGTACCGCGGCGATCGAGCGGTTCCTGCGTCCGGTCGCCTGGCAGGGCTTCCCGGACGCGCTGCTGCCGCCGGCGCTGCGCGAGGACAACCCCTGGCGGCTGCCGAGGCGCACCGACGGCGAACGCAGCGAGTAA